The window ACCTTCCTCCGCCCACCGGCGGATCCGGTCGGTCACCTCCGGGCTCACCACGACCACCTCTGCACCGACCTCCAGAAGCTGAACCACCTTCCCCTCAGCAAGGGCACCCCCACCCACCACCACGCACCGCCTCCCCCGCACATCCAGCATCACCGGGTAGTACACCGCCTTCATCCCTCCGCCTCGCGCAGGACCGGTTCGGGAACCGGCGGGGAGACCTCGCCGGGGGTCCGCCCATGCGTGGCATACAGGGCCAGTCCCGTGAAGAGCATCCCGCCCACCACGTTCCCCAAGGTGACCGGGATCTGGTTCCATCCCCACCACTCCCCCACCGAAACCGGCGCTCCGGTGAGGATCCCCGCGGGGATCACGAACATGTTCACCACGGAGTGCTCGAAGCCCTGACCGAAAAAGGTCATTATGGGCAGCCACATAGCCGCGATCTTGCCTCCCGTGCTCTGAGAGGTGAACGAGAGGACCACTCCCAGGGTCACCATCCAGTTGCAGAGGACGGCCTTTGTGAAGGCCATCCGCAGGCCCACAAAACCCAGCCGCGCGTATCCCAGAGTCTTCGCTTCCGCCACCGTCGCGAGCATCCTGGCCATCTCGGATCCCGGCGCCACGGTGGCCACGAACAGCGCCGCGTAGGCCATCCCGCCCAGGAGGTTCCCCAGGAACACCCAGCCCCAATTCCGCAGGAGATCTGGGAACCCCGCGCGCCTCTCCAGGACCGCGAGCGGCACGAGCGCGAAGTTTCCCGTCACGAGCTCCAACCCCAGGAGGACGATCATGACGAACCCCACGGGAAAGACAAGGGCTCCCGCCAAGGGGATCCGTGTCTGGAGCTGCGCGGTGAGGGCGAGGGTGGTGGCGAAGCCCAGAAGCGCCCCGGAGAGGAATCCCCGGATCAGCAGGTCCCAGACCCGCAACCGGGCCTTCGTCGCCCCCGCCTGCACCATATTCTGGACGACGCGATCGGGCATCACGTAGGTCATCTCACCCCTCCTCTCCTTCCACCACGACGGGAACCCTCAGTCGTGCCCGGATCTCCTCGAAGCTCCCATAGCGCATGAGGGCCTCCAGGACCGGCTCCAGGGCATCGCACGGGACGTCCTCCAGGAGCTTCAGGGCGGGCGTGGGCCGAGGGCCGCTGCTTCCCCCCACGTATACGTCCACGGCTTCCACCACCTCCTCCCCGATTCGAACCTTCTTGCCCACGAGCCCGATGTCCGCGACCTCGTGGTTCCCGCAGCCCGCGGGGCACCCGGACCAGTGCACGGTCACCGGCCGGCTCACGCGCTCCTGTAGCGAGCGGGCAAGGGCGAGGGCCCGGCGCTTGGTGTCCACGAGGGCGAGGTTGCAGTAGTCCGTGCCCGTGCAGCTCACGAGACCCCGGAGAACAGGGGGAGGGTCTGGAGGGAGTTCCCGCAGGAGGGGTTCCTCGAGGAGGGCGCCAAGCCGGGATTCTGGCACGTGCGGGAGGATGACGTTCTGGCTTGGCGTGAACCGCACCTCTCCTGCTCCGTACCTCTCACTCAACCGCGCAAGCTCCAGCAGCTGCTCGGCCCGCAACCGCCCCACGGGCACGCAGAGCCCCACCGCGTACAGACCGTCCTGTTTTTGCGGGATGATCCCCAGGTGATCGCGGTGGTCGAGCCGGCGGGCATCCCGCCCTGCACGCGGAAGGCGGTACCCCAGGTACTCCTCCACCGCGGCCCGGAAACGTCCCACGCCCCAGGCGTCCAGCAAAAAACTCAGGCGGGCCTTGCCACGGGATTCCCGTGGCCCGTGGTCCCGGAAGACGGCCACGACGGCCGCACACACCTCGGGGGCCTGCTCCCGTGTGACGAACGCGTCCAGCGGCGAAGCGATCCGGTACCCACCGGACCCCATCTTCCCGCCCACCAGCACGTTGAATCCGAGCTGCACGAGTTCACCCTTCTCCCGGACAGCGGGAACCAGGGCCAGATCCTGGGTCTCCGCGTGGGTACAGTTCTCCACACACCCCGTGATGGTCACATTGAACTTCCTCGGCAGGTTCGTGTAGGCGCGGTTCCCCACCACGCGCTCCGTAAACGCGCGCACCACGGGGGAAGCGTCGAAGAGCTCCGTGCGCACCACGCCGGCGAGAGGACACCCCACCACGTTGCGCACGTTGTCCATGCCCGTCTGCAGGGTCGTAAGCCCCACCCGCCGCAGCCGTTCCAGGATCTCGGGCACATCCTCGATCCGGATCCACCGCAGCTGCACCTGTTGGCGGGTGGTGATGTCCGCGATCCCACGTCCCAACTTCTGGCTGATGGTGCCGAGTTCCTGTACCTGCGCGGCGGTGGCCATCCCGTTGGGGATGCGGATGCGCATCATGAAGTACCCGGGTTCACCTTCACTCTGCCGGCGCAGAAAAATGCCGTACCACTTCAGCCGCTCCACGTCGTCCTTGGGGATCCGTTCCCAGCCGAGCGCGGCGAACCGGGGAATGTCCGGGCCCACCTCCAGGCCGTCCTTTTCCGCCTTCAGGCGCTCGATGGCGTTCGTCGGCCGCGTGCGCAGCTCCATAAGGCCTCCCTCCTCGGCAAAAATAGAAGGCCCCAAGCGGAATTCCGCTTGGGGCCTCACGGCCGGCTTTTCAGGCTACAGGGCCTGCGCCCGCAACCGGGCGGGCAAGCCTTTACCCGTGCTTATAGGGCAAACGCCAGGGGGTTGTCAATCCCCTCTGTCGTTTTCATATCGCCGTCCATCCTCCGTCCACCACGAGAACCGCTCCGTTCACGTAGCTGGCCTCCTCGCTCGCCAGGAACAGGGCGACCCGGGCGACCTCCTCCGGCTGGCCCGGACGTGGCAGGTAGGACATCAACCCCATGACCCGCTGCATGGCTTCCGCGTGTGGCTCACCGCCCAACGGAATCCCTGTCTGGATGGCGCCGGGGCAGATGACGTTGCACCGGATGTTCCGAGCCCCGTAGTGCTGGGCGATGTGACGGGTGAGGCCGATGAGGGCGTGCTTGGAGACCGTGTAGGCCACGCCTGCCCGGCCTCCCAGGAACCCCGCCACGGAGGAGATGTTCACGATCACCCCGCCCCCCTGATCCAGCATGTGTCCGAGGGCCCGCCGGCAAAGGAAGAACGGCCCTTCCAGGTTCACGCCCATCACCCGCCTCCACAGGTCCGTGGGCGTCTCCGCCGCCGGCAGGAACCGGTCCATGATCCCCGCGTTGTTGACCAGAACGTCCAGACGGCCGAATTCCCGGATGGCGCTTTCCACCATCCGATCCGCATCCGCCTCCGAAGAGACGTCCCCCACCACCCCCGCTGCCTTCCGCCCCTGCTCCCGGAGGGCTCCCACCGTGGTCTCCACCCGCTCGGCCACGAGGTCCGAGACCACCACCGCGGCTCCTTCTTCGGCGAACAGGACGGCGATGGCCCTTCCGATCCCTGCCCCCGCCCCCGTGATGAGCGCTACCTTTCCCGCAAGCTTCATGGGGCATCCTCCCCACACCGGTTTCCACCTCCAGTGTACCGAAGCCTCCGACGTAGGACACCTTCTTGCCCCACGCTCCCGTTCCGTCTCACCATCAAGGCGTGGATGCATGTTTGGAACCAGATCCCATCCGGAGGCCGGGGCCGTGTCGGATTTCGATTACCAGACCGATGTGCTGATCGTGGGCAGCGGTGCGGCGGGGCTCGTCGGAGCCCTCGTCGTTAAGGAGCACGGCTTCGAACCCCTCATCGTGGAGAAAACCGCGTTCGTGGGGGGAACCACCGCGTGGTCCGGAGGCGGGCTGTGGATTCCCAACAACCCCGTAAGCCGTGCCGCGGGGGTCCAGGATTCTCTAGAAGCTGCTCTCACCTACCTCGACCACGTGGTAGGTGAGGTGGGCCCGGCCTCCTCGCCGGAGCGTCGCAGGGCCTTTCTCGAGTACGGGCCGCGGATGGTGGAATTCCTGCAGCGGCTGGGGTTCCGATGGCGCGCGGCGCGGGGATACCCCGATTATTACCCGGACCGGCCCGGAGCCTCCATCGCGGGTCGCGCCATTGAGGGGGCCATCTTCGATGGTCGGCTGCTGGGGCCCTGGCTCCCCCGTCTCCACCGTCATCCCAGCCTGCCTGCCCTTCCCCTGCACACCAACGAGGCCGCCGCCTTCGCCTTGATGCGGCGGACGCCCCGCGGGATGCTCGCGGCCCTGCGGGTCCTAGGGCGGTGGGCCGCCCATCGCCTCCGCGGTCGCATCCCACTCACCATGGGGCTGTCGCTCGTGGGACAGCTCCTGTGGCTCGTGCTGCAGCGCGGCGTCCCCATCTGGGTGGAGAGCCCTCTCCTGGAGCTCGTGGTGGAGGACGGGCGCGTAGTGGGGGCCGAGGTGCGGCACCACCACCGGTCCGTACGGATCCGGGCCCGTGGGGGTGTGCTCCTCGCGGCCGGCGGCTTCGCGCACAACCAGGAGATGCGGGAACGGTACCACCCGCACCCCATCTCCACCGCATGGACCTCCGCGGCCCCGGCGGATACGGGGGACGCCATCCGGGCGGCCCAGGCCATCGGCGCTGCGGTGGCCCTCATGGACGATGCCTGGTGGGGACCCACCGCCCTCACCCCGCAGGGCCGGCCTCTCTTTCTGTTGTGGGAGCGCTCGCTTCCCTTCTCCCTCATCGTGGACGCAAGCGGACAGCGGTTCATGAACGAGTCCGCTTCCTATGTGGACTGCGGCCACCGGCAGTACGAGCGCCACCGGGAGGTTCCCGCCATCCCCGCCTGGCTCATCATCGATGCGAAGCACCGTCGCTTCTATCCGTTCGGCCTGCTCCCCCCTGGCTTCACCCCTGCCTCCGCCACCGGCCCAGGGTTCCTCGTGCGAGCCTCCGGTCTACACGAGCTGGCACGCCGGTGTGGGATTGATCCCGAGGGTCTCGTGCGCACCGTGGAACGTTTCAACCGAATGGCCCGGACGGGGCGGGACGAGGATTTCCATCGAGGGGAGAGCGCCTACGACAACTACTACGGGGATCCCCGGGTCCGTCCCAATCCCAACCTGGGCCCTCTGGATCGACCCCCGTTCTACGCCACCGCGGTGTATCCCGGGGATCTCGGGACCAAGGGAGGGCTGCTCACGGACGCCTGGGGCCGCGTGCTGCGGGAGGACGGGACTCCCATCGCGGGGCTCTACGCAGCGGGGAACACCAGCGCCTCCGTGATGGGTCGTACCTATCCAGGGCCAGGAGCCACCCTGGGCCCAGCCTGTGTCTTCGCCTACATCTCCATGCTCCACGCCGTCCAGCGTTTGCGATCGAGCGCAGGTCATCTGGATGCCGTTCCGTCTGAGACGATCCCCGGGATGGAATCCTTACCATGAGCGGGCTTTAGGTGGTGGGCGGAGCAGGACTCGAACCTGCGACCCCGTCCTTGTAAGGGACGTGCTCTCCCACTGAGCTATCCGCCCTGGTGCCGGGGGCGGGAGTCGAACCCACACGGCCGTTGGAGGCCAGCGGAGTTTGAGTCCGCCGCGTCTGCCAGTTCCGCCACCCCGGCTCCGCCCTCCAGTATACCGGAGGGCAGGCTTGGCCCGAAGGTGGTGAAGTATTCTTTCAGGAACCTTCGGCGGAGGGGAGGCCAAGTGAAGGCACGCACCGCGAGCTCCACGGCCCCGGCGGGAAGGTGTAGGACGGCCCAGGTCGCCAGCGTCAGAAAGCCCACCCTCCTTCGCTGGGCGGCCACATAGGCTCGATACCGGTCGCGAGCCCACTCCACGGTGCACCGTCCCTCCAGGATCCGCTGGAAGAGCCGCCCGACCAGCCACCCCGCATGCACCGCGGACCGGATCCCCTCGCCCGTGAGGGGGAGACACTGCCCGGCCGCGTCCCCCACACCGAACACGGATCCCACCACGGGATCGCGCACCCCGAACCCGAGGTAGCCGCCGTGACAGCCCTGGGGCTTGAGGCCGAACCGGTGGACGAACCGCTCCAGGTCCTCCCGCACCCGGGTCCGCCCAAGATAGGAGAGCACGCCCAGGCGGACGCGCTCCCCGCAGGGGAACGCCCAGGCGTACCCGTCCGGGAGGATTTCCGGCAAGAAGAAGTGCAGACCCTCCGGGAAAGTGCCCGGGACCTCCGTCTCCAGCCCGAACCCCAGCCAGCGCCGTCGTTGAAAGCCGCCGCCCACAGCTCGGAGAAGGGCGGCCCGCCACCCCGTGCAATCCGCCAACAGCCGCGCCCGGAAGGAGCCGGCCGAGGTGTGCACGGTCGTTCCCTCCACGCCCTGCACGGAAGCCTGCACGAACTCCGCCTCTGTACGGCGCAGGGCCAGCTGGCAGAAGAGGCGGTAATCGAAGGTACAGAAGGGCTCTCCGTGGAGCGGCCAGACGCAGGTGTTCCGGGGCGTGTGCACCACGATCCGGCGGTGAACCTGCAGGATGGCCTCCTCCGCCCCCAGGGCCCGGAGGAGGGAGACAGGGGCGCCGCACGCGGAGGTTTGATGCGCGCCCACGGGGGATCGATCCACCAACAGCACGCGCCCCCGGACCTGTTGCGCCACCGCGAGCCCCGCGAAGGAAGCGCCCGCCACGAGCACGTCGTAGGTCACTTCCCGGGCCTCGCGTACCGGAACTCGAAGGCGCCTCTGTACGGAGGGAGCTCCAGGTGCTCTCGCCGTTCGATCCGGATCTCCAGGCCCAGCCCCCGCAGCCCTTCCACGAGTCCCCCTCGGATGGTCAGGGCGCCCTCCAGGGTGGCCGGATCTCCGATGGCCGCGATCTCATAGGGCGGGGTCAGACGCTGTAGGTTCACCAGGATGGTCCCTCCCACCTGGGAGAAACCGCTGGTGGCGGTGATCCGCTGGCCGTTCACCGCCATGGCCTCCGCCCCCGCGGCCCACAGCTCATTGGCGATCGCCACCAGGTCCTGATACTGGACGAGAACGGGGCCCTGCGGGGGGAGGTTCTTCGGCGCGGAGACCCGCACCACCACACCGGGCCCCGTCACCCGCACGAGTCCCAGTGCCAGACGGAGCTGCTCCACCTGGGCCCGCAGGGAGGCGGCGATGCTCTGACCTTCCGCCTGTGCCCGCTCGTACTGCTCCAATTGGGTCCGGAGCTGCGCCACTTCCGCCTCCAGCCGCCCCCGGACCTCCCGCTCCCGCCGCAGCATGGTGGCCAGGGCGTAGAGGTTTCGGGTGCGGACCTCCGGCGCTTCGGAGACCTTCCGGCCCGCCCGCAGCTGGGCCACCGCGAGGAACCCCATGAGCAGCAGGCTCAGGAAGGCCATGCCCTGGGCCACCTGCGCACGCCCACGTTCTCCCGCTTCCCCACGCACGCTGGCTCCTCCGGGAGGGGTCGGTCTTGCGTTTCGGACGTCTCCCTCACGTGCTCTTAGTGTACCGGGAACCGGGCGCGGAAAGGGAAAGGGCTACAGCTCATCCTCCGTGGACGCGGTGACCACCGTGTGCCTTCCGGACTCATACTCCCGCACGCCCTGCAGCAGGGCCATCCAGGCCAGGGTGGCGCACTTCACCCGCACGGGAAACCTCCGAACCCCCTGCAACGCCACGAGATCCCCCAGACGGCCTTCCTCCGCGGGCCGGCCCTGCATCATCCCCTTGAACTCCTCGATGAGGGCCTTCACCTCCTGCAGGGACTTGCCCCGGACCTGCTCCGTCATCATGGAGGCGGAGGCCTGGCTGATGGAACACCCCCGGCCCTCAAACCGGATGTCCTGGATCACCCCGTCCTCCACCCGGGCGTAGACGCTGATCTCATCCCCGCAGGAGGGGTTGGCTCCCTCGACGACGATGTCTGCGGGCTCCAGCCGCCCCCGATTCCGGGGATGGGTGTAGTGCTCGAGGATGATCTCCCGGTAAAGCTCGTCCAGCATGGGCTACGTCCGCCGCAGGCCGAAGAAGGCCTTGACTTTCTCCAGCCCCCGCACCAGGGCGTCCACGTCCTCCGGCGTGTTGTACAGGTAGACGCTGGCCCGGGTGGTGCTCTGAACGCCCAGCTTCCGGTGCAGGGGCTGGGCACAGTGATGCCCTGCCCGCACACAGATGGCCTCGCTGTCGAGCACCTGGGCCACGTCGTGGGGGTGTACCCCCTCCAGGGTGAAGGCCACCGCTCCCCCTCGGACCTCCGGATCCCGGGGGCCGTAGACGCGTACGCCCTCCACCTCCCCCAGCTGGGCGAGGGCATACCGCACCAGCTGCTTCTCGTGGGCCCGGATGGCCTCCATGCCGATCCCCCGGAGGTAGTCCACGGCCACCCCCAGGGCGATGGCGTCCGCGATGTTCGGAGTCCCCGCCTCGAAACGGTGCGGGGGAGGCTTGTAGGTGGACCGCTCCAGCTCCACCCGCTCGATCATCTCCCCCCCGCCGTGGAAGGGGGGCATGGCCTCCAGGAGCTCCAGGCGGCCCCACAGCACGCCGATCCCCGTGGGACCGCACATCTTGTGCCCGCTGAAGGCCAGGAAGTCGCAGCCGAGTTCCCGCACGTCGACGGGCATGTGCGGCACACTCTGGGCTCCGTCCACCACCACCACGGCGCCCGCCGCGTGGGCCCGATCCGCGATGGCGCGGATGGGATTGATGGTGCCGAGCACGTTGGACTGGTGGGTGACGGCCACGATCCGAGTGCGCTCCGTGAGCAGGCGATCCAGCTGCTCTAGATCCAGGGTCCCATCCTCCCGGAGGGGGAGGATCCTCAGACGCGCGCCCCGTTCCTGGGCCAGCATCTGCCAGGGGACGAGGTTGCTGTGGTGCTCCATCTCCGTCGTCAGGATCTCGTCTCCCTCCCGCACGTGGGCCCGACCGTAGGCATACGCCACCAGGTTGATCCCCTCCGTGGTCCCCCGTACGAAGATGACCTCTTCAGGACGCGCGCCCACGAAGGCCGCCACCTTGGCGCGGGCTTCCTCGTATGCGCAAGTGGCCTGCTCCGCGATGCGGTACAGGCCCCGGTGCACGTTGGCGTTGTAGGTCCGGTAATACTCCGCCAGGGCCTCCAGGACAACCCTGGGTTTCTGCGAGGTGGCGGCGCTGTCCAGGTAAACTAGGGGCTTCCCATCCAGCTCCCGCTGGAGCAAGGGGAAATCCTTTCGGACGTCTGTGGGCAGGGGCATGCCCCCTCCTATTCGTGGATCCGACCGGCGCGCACCCGTGGGGTGGGGTTCACGTACACCTCTTCCCCCTCCACCCGGACCTCATAGGTGGCCACATTGCGGACCGCGGGCAGGGACTTCACCTGCCCCGTGGGGATGTGGAAGCGGGAGCCGTGGCGGGGACACACCGCCATCTCTCCCATCACGGGTCCCTCCGAGAGCCATGCTTCTTCGTGCGTGCACCGGTCGTCAATGGCATAGAACCGGCCCCCGAGATTATAGACCGCAATCCGCCTTCCCGCCACCTCGAAGGCCCGACCCCGACCCGGGGGGATCTCGCTCGTCTTCGCCACCCGCACGAAGGCCTCCCGCTCCCGGCTCATCGTCGGGTCGCCTCCTCCAGCAACGCCCGCAGGGCCGTCACCCGGCCAAGGGGTGCTTCCGCCCCCATCTTCCGCGCCACAAGCTGCTCCAGATGCAGCCGGAGGTCCTCCAGGGGCAGGCGGTCCAGTACCTCGCTGAAGAACCCTTCCACCATCATGTGCACCGCCTGCTGCCGGGTGAGGCCCCGGGTCTGCAGGTAGAACACGTGCTGCTCGTCCAGACGGCTCACCGCGGAGCCGTGCGTGCACCGGAGGTCGTTGGCCATGATCTCCAGCTCCGGCTTGCTGTCCGCCCGGGCCTCCGGGGAGAGAAGGAGGTTGCGGTTTGACTGAAAGGCGTTGGTACGCTGGGCCCCCGGGTGCACCCGGATGAGCCCCGCGAAGATGGACCGGGCCGCGTCCAGCACCGCGTTCTTGTACAGGAGGTCGCTGGTGGTGTGCGGGGCGAAGTGCTCCTGCAGGGTGTGGTAGTCGTAGTGCTGGCGATCCGCGGCAAAGAAGGCGCCCAACATCTCGCTGGACCCACCCGGTCCCCGGAGGTGCACCTGCACGAAGTCCTTCACCACGTTCCCCCCGAAGGCACCCACAAGACTGGCCAGGCTCGCATCCCGGCCCACCTCCGTCCGGATCACCCCGAACTCCCGGACCTCGGGGCCCCACTCCTGGACGCTGGCGTGCCGCAGTCGGCTCGCGTTGCCCAGCACCACCTCCGCGGCGAGGTTGACGATCCCCCCGGCGTCGGAACGGGATCGCCAGAACTGTACGAGGGTGGCCTGCGCACCCTCTTCCAGGATCACCAGCACGTGGGGGAACAGCGCGATCCCCGCTCCTTCCAGCCACTCCACGCACACGAAAGGCTTGGACACCTCCACGTTCCGCGGCACGTACAACACCATCCCGCCGCTCAAGTAGGCCGCGTGCTGGGCGGTGAACTTGCTCTCCTCCGGGGGGACCACGGAGCCCAGGAACCGCTCGAGGAGCTCCGGGTGCTCCCGGACCGCGGTGCGCAGGTCCGCGAAGATCACGCCCTTCCTCCGCAGGTCAGGATCCAACGCCACGAGGAGGGGGGCACCGTTCCGGTTGACCACGGTCCCGGACCGATCCCCCACCACCGCCAGGGTGTCGGCGACCTCCGGCGGAAGGGGTGCGTGGGTGGCCTCCTCCACCGCGGGCCGGAGCTCCTCCCGGAACAGCCATTCCGGGGGCGTGCGTCGCCACGCCTCCTCCGTGGGACCGGGGAGGGACAAGGTTTCGAATGCGCGCAGGGCCCGGGCGCGAAGCCTCCACAACCACCCGGGATCTGCCCAGACCTCGGAGAGCGCCTGAACCACCGTCTCGCTCATCCCACGGAGCCCTCCATCTCCAGGGCGATGAGCCGGTTCAGCTCCACCGCGTACTCCAGGGGCAGCTCCTTGGCGATGGGCTCGATGAAGCCCCGCACGATCATGTTCATCGCCTCGTCCTCCCGGATCCCGCGGCTCATGAGGTAGAACAGCTGCTCGTCGCTCACCTTGGACACCGTGGCCTCGTGGGTGATCTGGACGTCCTCCTCGTCGATCTCCATGGTGGGGTAGGTGTCCGAGCGGGAGCGGTCGTCCAGGATGAGGGCGTCGCACCGGACCGCGCACTTGCTGCCCTTGGCGCCCTTGTACACTTTCACCAGGCCCCGGTAGCCGGCGCGCCCACCGTCCTTGCTGATGGACTTGCTCACGATGGACGACTGGGTGTAGGGGGCTGCATGGATGACCTTGCCGCCCGGATCCTGGTGCTGGCCCGCACCCGCGAAGGCCACGGACAGGATCTCCCCCTTCGCCCCCGGCTCCACCAGGTACACGGAGGGGTACTTCATGGTGATCTTGCTGTTGTGCACCACGAAGCCGTTGGCCACGAAGTTGTGGGTGCCGTCGATCTCGAGGTCCCAGGTGTCCTCCACGCCCGCGGGTTCGATCTCCGCCACCGGCGAGAAGTGCACGGGGTGGGTGAAGGGCTGGTCGCCGAAGTAAAGGAAGTAGTGCACGTACTCGCGGGCATCCCTGCCCAGAGGCTTGCGCTCCACCCGACTCCACCGGGAGATCTTCCGGGCGTCCAGCCCGCAGGAGATCGCCAGCGCCTTCACGTCTTCCAGGAGGGCACGGCTCACACTGGTGACGGACAGGTTCTTGTGTCCCTTCCGCCGGTAGCCGTCACCTGCGAGGTAGCCCTCCAGGAAGGCCAGCCGCTGGGCCTTGGGGAGGCGGTAGACCCACTGGGGGACCCGCTTCTCCGCGGCGCGTCCCGCCAGCCCGCGGGCCCGGAACCACTCCACCAGGTCCACGGAGTTCACCCGGACCGCGTTGCCGTGGGGCCGCGCCTCGACGCCGAACAGGGACCGCAACAGCTCCACGAGCCGCCCGTACGCCCGATCGCCCTCGGGCACCGCGAAGCACACCCGGGAGCCGTCCAGGTACCCGTCTGCCAGGTACAGGCCCAGAACCCACAGGAGATCCTCGGTGCTCTCGGTCGGCAGCCGGACTTCCTTCATGCCCCGACGTGCCAAGGGCTCAAACACCGCCGGCCGCCCGCTGTCCGGCACGTCACCGGCGATGGCCACCCAGTCCCCGGGCTGGAGCTGGTCCAGCCGGGCCCAGGTCAGGAAGGCGTGGCGGCCCTCTCGACGCAGGGTCAGGAACGGGTGGTTTGCGGTGGCCCGGATCTCCCGGTGGTTCGCCGTGCGCAGCCGGAACACCGGCTGCCGACCGCTGTACCGCTTGGCGAGCACCTTCCGCCGCACCAGGTTCAGCTCCGCGTCCACGGTGTACACCGTGTCTCCTGGCTCCACCTGCGCGATGGGCTTCACGTCGTTGTTCAGGAGCACCCGGGCGTCGGAGGTCAGGCAGCCCAGATTCCCGTCGACCCACTCCATGGTGGCGTCCCGGTAGGCCACGGCGCGCTTGGTGACCAGGTTGTAGACGTTCTTGGACCAGTTCTGGATGGTGGTGTACCGGCAGCGGGCTCCCTCCTTCACGATGATCTCCACCACCGCGCTGTGCAGGGAGTCGGTGGTGTAGATGGGGGCCGTACAGCCCTCCACGTAGTGGACGTAGGCCCCCCGCTCCACGATGATGAGGGTCCGCTCGAACTGTCCCACGTTCTCCGCGTTGATCCGGAAGTAGGCCTGCAGGGGGATGTCCACCTTCACCCCTTCCGGCACGTAGATGAAGGATCCTCCAGACCACACCGCGGAGTTCAGGGCCGCGAACTTGTTGTCCTCCGGAGGTACCACGGTGCCGAAGTACTCCCGCACGAGGTCCGGGTACTTCTTCACCGCGGTGTCCGTGTCCACGAAGATGACCCCGAGCTTCTCCCATTCCTCCTTCAGGCGGTGGTAGACCACCTCGGACTCGTACTGGGCGCCTACCCCCGCCAGGAACTTCCGCTCCGCCTCCGGGATGCCCAACCGCTCGTAGGTGTCCTTGATCTCCGGCGGGAGGTCGTCCCAGCTGCGGGCCTGCCGGTCTGTGGGCTTGATGTAGTAGTAGATGTTGTCGAAGTCGATGCCCGAGAGGTCCGGGCCCCAGGTGGGCATGGGCTTCTTGAGGAAGACCTCCAGGCTGTGCAGCCGGAAGGCCCGCATCCAGTCCGGCTCGCCCTTGAGGTAGGAGATCTCCTCCACCACCTCCCGGCTCAAGCCCTTGCGGGACTTGAACACGTAGTTCTCGGGCATCCGGAAGCCCCACTTGTACTGGTCCAGGTCGATGCCGAGCGGGTTCGCAGCCGCCATGGTCCACCTCCTCTCAGTGCGCCACCCAGAACACCTTACCTGCGCGGCGGACCGGCTGGTCGCCGGGGGTCGCCGCGGCCACCTCCGCGAACTGCGCCTGCAGCCCCTCGTAGCCCGTCTGCTCCAGCTCGTCCGCCAGCTCCGGACCTCCGGAGATGACGATGCGCCCGTCAAGCATCACGTGCACGTGATGGGGGCGGACGTACTGGAGAATCCGGGAGTAGTGGGTGATGAGCACGATCCCCATGTTGCCCTGGGCCTGCTCGAACAGCCGGTTGATGTTCTCCGCCACCACCCGGACCGCGTCGATGTCGAGTCCAGAGTCCGTCTCG is drawn from Armatimonadota bacterium and contains these coding sequences:
- a CDS encoding NAD(P)-dependent oxidoreductase, producing the protein MKAVYYPVMLDVRGRRCVVVGGGALAEGKVVQLLEVGAEVVVVSPEVTDRIRRWAEEG
- a CDS encoding formate/nitrite transporter family protein, producing MTYVMPDRVVQNMVQAGATKARLRVWDLLIRGFLSGALLGFATTLALTAQLQTRIPLAGALVFPVGFVMIVLLGLELVTGNFALVPLAVLERRAGFPDLLRNWGWVFLGNLLGGMAYAALFVATVAPGSEMARMLATVAEAKTLGYARLGFVGLRMAFTKAVLCNWMVTLGVVLSFTSQSTGGKIAAMWLPIMTFFGQGFEHSVVNMFVIPAGILTGAPVSVGEWWGWNQIPVTLGNVVGGMLFTGLALYATHGRTPGEVSPPVPEPVLREAEG
- a CDS encoding ferredoxin--nitrite reductase, which encodes MELRTRPTNAIERLKAEKDGLEVGPDIPRFAALGWERIPKDDVERLKWYGIFLRRQSEGEPGYFMMRIRIPNGMATAAQVQELGTISQKLGRGIADITTRQQVQLRWIRIEDVPEILERLRRVGLTTLQTGMDNVRNVVGCPLAGVVRTELFDASPVVRAFTERVVGNRAYTNLPRKFNVTITGCVENCTHAETQDLALVPAVREKGELVQLGFNVLVGGKMGSGGYRIASPLDAFVTREQAPEVCAAVVAVFRDHGPRESRGKARLSFLLDAWGVGRFRAAVEEYLGYRLPRAGRDARRLDHRDHLGIIPQKQDGLYAVGLCVPVGRLRAEQLLELARLSERYGAGEVRFTPSQNVILPHVPESRLGALLEEPLLRELPPDPPPVLRGLVSCTGTDYCNLALVDTKRRALALARSLQERVSRPVTVHWSGCPAGCGNHEVADIGLVGKKVRIGEEVVEAVDVYVGGSSGPRPTPALKLLEDVPCDALEPVLEALMRYGSFEEIRARLRVPVVVEGEEG
- a CDS encoding glucose 1-dehydrogenase; translation: MKLAGKVALITGAGAGIGRAIAVLFAEEGAAVVVSDLVAERVETTVGALREQGRKAAGVVGDVSSEADADRMVESAIREFGRLDVLVNNAGIMDRFLPAAETPTDLWRRVMGVNLEGPFFLCRRALGHMLDQGGGVIVNISSVAGFLGGRAGVAYTVSKHALIGLTRHIAQHYGARNIRCNVICPGAIQTGIPLGGEPHAEAMQRVMGLMSYLPRPGQPEEVARVALFLASEEASYVNGAVLVVDGGWTAI
- a CDS encoding FAD-binding protein, yielding MSDFDYQTDVLIVGSGAAGLVGALVVKEHGFEPLIVEKTAFVGGTTAWSGGGLWIPNNPVSRAAGVQDSLEAALTYLDHVVGEVGPASSPERRRAFLEYGPRMVEFLQRLGFRWRAARGYPDYYPDRPGASIAGRAIEGAIFDGRLLGPWLPRLHRHPSLPALPLHTNEAAAFALMRRTPRGMLAALRVLGRWAAHRLRGRIPLTMGLSLVGQLLWLVLQRGVPIWVESPLLELVVEDGRVVGAEVRHHHRSVRIRARGGVLLAAGGFAHNQEMRERYHPHPISTAWTSAAPADTGDAIRAAQAIGAAVALMDDAWWGPTALTPQGRPLFLLWERSLPFSLIVDASGQRFMNESASYVDCGHRQYERHREVPAIPAWLIIDAKHRRFYPFGLLPPGFTPASATGPGFLVRASGLHELARRCGIDPEGLVRTVERFNRMARTGRDEDFHRGESAYDNYYGDPRVRPNPNLGPLDRPPFYATAVYPGDLGTKGGLLTDAWGRVLREDGTPIAGLYAAGNTSASVMGRTYPGPGATLGPACVFAYISMLHAVQRLRSSAGHLDAVPSETIPGMESLP
- a CDS encoding DUF881 domain-containing protein, whose amino-acid sequence is MRGEAGERGRAQVAQGMAFLSLLLMGFLAVAQLRAGRKVSEAPEVRTRNLYALATMLRREREVRGRLEAEVAQLRTQLEQYERAQAEGQSIAASLRAQVEQLRLALGLVRVTGPGVVVRVSAPKNLPPQGPVLVQYQDLVAIANELWAAGAEAMAVNGQRITATSGFSQVGGTILVNLQRLTPPYEIAAIGDPATLEGALTIRGGLVEGLRGLGLEIRIERREHLELPPYRGAFEFRYARPGK
- a CDS encoding SUF system NifU family Fe-S cluster assembly protein translates to MLDELYREIILEHYTHPRNRGRLEPADIVVEGANPSCGDEISVYARVEDGVIQDIRFEGRGCSISQASASMMTEQVRGKSLQEVKALIEEFKGMMQGRPAEEGRLGDLVALQGVRRFPVRVKCATLAWMALLQGVREYESGRHTVVTASTEDEL